In Plasmodium cynomolgi strain B DNA, scaffold: 1031, whole genome shotgun sequence, the genomic window aacaaaatgaagaggacaatttgaaaaattgaaatatattaaatgaacaaaataaggCAATACATAGggtcaatatttttatggtactaacaaaaatgataagaaatATAATGTGACAGTAagttatcaaaaaaaatgatgtacaACATATATAAGATAACAAAAATGCTTGGTCAATCTTATGCCTATTTTTCGTTGGAAAAGATAggaggtaattttttttatattgtttcCTTTAAGTAAATTATAGACCTTTCCGAATTAATATGTGCATATTGTTTTACACTTTTTAGTCAATTAAACGTAATGCTTTAGaatttttagaaatttttttaatttattttggtACCATTATTCATTTGCTTAATGCTATTTGTCAGATTATGACTTTGCTTTTAGGGTTTACCTTtacttattttcatttcaaAAGTGtcactccattttttttcatttcgataTGCAACTTCTTTCCacaatttaatatatttgtccaattttttgttaaaaagaaaacccGGTATTATCAATGTATTCTCATAATCCTTACAAATACTTTTGTAATAATCGTTTACTtctttaaattcttttttaatttcttctttgcatTCTTTCCACAATTTctctttatcttttttcgGAAACCCATATTTGGTGGCTAATGAAGTTAGTTTGTTTGATAATTGTTTttgcatattattatataagtgCATAAAAAGCCAATTATATCTTCTAAGATCAATACTTATATCATCTTTAAATAAGACTGTCATATTGACCCAacgttttattatttttaaatcgttTAATTCTGAATATATTGCAGAAATACATTTCTGCTCTGcagaatttttattattgctTCCCTTTAGTTCAGTTTTTGGACAATAATGATTTACGATTTCCGATAGCGTCGATAATTGTCTTGCGAATACATCCACATTTGACTTCAGCGCTGCCTTACCATGTGGAATGCTAATATtattctgcaaaaaaaaagaaggggtattatgataaataaaaatatgtactttTATGT contains:
- a CDS encoding RAD protein (Pv-fam-e;~putative) produces the protein MNKLAMFKMSKSVGLFFLLLGIALLNNISIPHGKAALKSNVDVFARQLSTLSEIVNHYCPKTELKGSNNKNSAEQKCISAIYSELNDLKIIKRWVNMTVLFKDDISIDLRRYNWLFMHLYNNMQKQLSNKLTSLATKYGFPKKDKEKLWKECKEEIKKEFKEVNDYYKSICKDYENTLIIPGFLFNKKLDKYIKLWKEVAYRNEKKWSDTFEMKISKGKP